TTCACCTGTAACAGGCACAGTGATGGAAGCAAATACGGGCTTAGTGGATGAGCCTGAAAATATTGGCAATGATCCCTATGGTACATCTTGGTTACTTAAGGTAAACCTCGAAGATGTAAGCGAACTAGATGGCACGATGTCCGCCAGTGAATATCGCAGTAAGGTAGAAGGTCAATAAAAAAGGCTGCACGAAGTGCAGCCTTTTTTTAAGCTTGAAATTTTAAGCTTGAAAATAAGCAGTTACACCAAAAATCAAAAAGAGAACGCCACCGATTCCTGTAATTACACGCTCAGATATGCGTCCTGCCACCATACGACCACCAATCACAGCAATCACCGTACAAATGCCATGACCTAAGATTGCCCCCAAGGTCACAAAAACTGGATCGTTCGCAGCAGCCAAAGCGATCGTGCTAATTTGGGTGCGATCACCCCATTCTGCCAAGAACGTCATCACAAAAGCCTGTATCCAAATGCCAATCTGTGGATAACGCGCTAACATTTTGCCGAATAGGGGAATCGCAATTTGATGATCTTGCTCTCTAACTGTTTCTTCTGCTTCTTTGACAACTTCCTCGGTTGCGTTGGGTGACATGCGGATGGCATCGATAATTAGCTTCACCCCAAAAATCAAGAATAAGGCGATCGCGCCATAATGCGTGTAAGTCTTTGGCAATAAAGATACGGCTTGACCTAACAGAACCGAGAGTACTGTCATCAATGCTAGTGCTGATAACACTGATGAAAATACGGTGCGGTGGTCATAGCGCATCGATAAGATCACAGCGATAAAAAAAGTTTTATCCCCTAATTCCGAAATAGTAATCAGCAATAAACTTGCTGTAAAAGCTTGTAACAATCTCTTAATTCTCTCGATAGTTAATACCAATTCACAAAAGTGTTGTCACACTTTCGTAAATTAAAAACTGGTTTTCAAGTTAAGAAATGGCGTAGCCATTTCTTAACTTGGCATGACTTCGATTATAAGTCTTTTCGAGAGATTTCTTACGCATTTGCTAATAGATAGAAAGCAATGAAACTACCTTGGCATAAGCATTTCACATAATGAACCAATAATGAATTGATCGTGAATCAATAATGAATTGTCATAATTAGAATTAAGAGAGAAATGCAGCACTTTGTGCTGCATTTCTCTCTTAATTCTAATTATCTTTTAATCTTGGTGGTAACTCGATTGTAAAAGTGGAACCTTGATTAACTACACTTTCTACAGAAATTGTGCCACCCATTAGCAAAACAAGCTGCTCTGTAATCGCTAAACCTAGACCCGTTCCTCCATGCTTACGGGTAGAAGATTGATCGACTTGACGGAATTGCTCAAAAATTGTGCGTTGAAACTCGGGCTCAATCCCAATGCCTGTATCGCGAACAGAGATCAGAATATTTGATATTGCGAAAGGAGAAATCGGTAATTCCTCACTAGATGGATTAATTGTCAAAGTAATAACCTCAGATATAGGCTTATCTATCATTGAATCTAGTGTTTCCGAAGCATATTTCAACTCGACACAAACTTCGCCATTATCGGTGAATTTAATTGCATTAGAAACTAAGTTAGTAATAACTTGCTTAATCCGAATCGAGTCATGATAAATGGCACAAGTACCAATATGATTTTCAAACACAAAATTGAGAGATTTGATATTGGCTAGTGGCTGTAGACTCTCGCAGGTGTGATGAATGAGTTCATCAAGATTAAATATTTCTGGATGAGCTTCCATTTTTCCTGCTTCAATTTTCGATAGGTCGAGAATATCGTTAATCAAGTCCAGTAGATTTTTGCCATTACGAAGAATGCGCTCTACCATATCAATTTGGCTGGTAGAAAGAGCCTCACGACGCTGACGTAATAACACTTGTGAAAAGCCAATAATTGCATTCATGGGTGTTCGTAGTTCATGGCTCATATTCGCAAGGAACTGACTCTTGAGTTGGGTAGCCTCTAGTAACTGAGCATTTTGAGCTTCGATTTGATTGATTAATTGGGCATTGCCGATCGCGATCGCTGCTTGAACTCCAAAGGAAGCCAATAGATTTAAATCTTCGCGAGAACTAGCTCTCTCTAAATGAAAATGTCCGATCGCTAATACGCCCAAACGCCCAGAGCGACTAGATTCAATCGGTACACATAAAGCACTTTTAACGGGTAGATCCTCAATTAGATGTGATTCCCCTGCTTTGATTTCAATGGGAATACCTTCTTTAAATACCTGTGCAATTAGATTTTGAGCATTCAAGTCAAAGGATTCTTGCAGAGGCAAATCATCGGGTAACCCCTTTGCTGCTGATAGAGTTAGTCGATTCTCCTTGGGATTGAAAAGGGCAATCACACAAATCTCCGCCCACATAATCGCGTCGCAAGTCGCCTCTACGACTGATTCTAAAAGAACATCAAGATCTTGTAACTGTTGATTAATTAAGTTGGTGAGCCGTTGCAAAATGCTCATTCGCTTTTGCTGCTCAATCATGATCTTGTTGGTTTCCTGCATCACCTTATCGCGATAGCGCTGCTCGGTCACATCGCGCAAAATCATCACACTGCCTATTAGCTCTGACTCCGTGCCAACAAGCGGTGCAGCCTTCGTACTAAGAATGATTTCATTGCCTTCAGGGGGACGCAACACCACTTGATCTTCCACCACTTCGCCTGTGGACATGGCGCGAAATACGACGAGATTCGCTAAATCGACGGGTTCACCATCTTGATGTCTGATGTCAAATTGTTTGACGATTTCTTCCATCGATTTGGCAATTACTGGTGATGCAGGTACACCATCATTCACCGCATTGAAACTCAGAATTTTGCGCCCTGCGGAGTTGATTTTGAGAATGCGTCCCGCAGGATCGCTGAGTAGTACACCATCCGCAAGCTGCTCGAATACCGTAGTTAGTTCTTCACGCTGACGGGCGATCGTATCAATACTCTGGGCATTGCTAATCGCTGTGGCAAGACGACGACCAATTGATTGGAGAATATTCCGACCGCGATCGGACAGAGGTGTAAGACTGCCTAAAAATAGAACGCCCACAAGGCTGCTTCTGAGCATCAGGGGATAGGCGGAAAGACTTTGAGGAAGTAAATCACCAACGGGAGTTCGATAAACCAGCGTTTGCCCCTTCAGTCGATCGCCTTCCCAAATAATTGCTTCTTGCAGTTGTCCTGCCTGACCGATGATTCCTTCGCCCAGAGAAATTTCTGTCATCGCTTGACTAGTTTTATAGCCCCATTCCGCCGCTAATAATAGATATCCCTCAGGACGTGAGGTTGAAGTTTCCCAAAGGTAAATGCTTCCAAGTTGTGCGCCCGTAAGTTTACAAATTTCCTCTAAACTCGCTTTAATCAATTTGTATTGATCGGTAGTATTTACTAGTACGCGATCGAGGGATTGCAGCGCAAATTGGATATCACGGGCTTCTAAGGTAGCCGTTTTAATTTCTAGATGCGCCGCCATCCGATTAAAAACCTTGGCAAATTCTCCAATTTCATCAGCGCGATTTAACTGCGATCGCGCGGACAAGTTGCCTGTTGATAGTTCTTCGGCTGTTTCTGCTAGCTCTGATAATGGTGGTTGAATACTGCGAATAATGGAAATGGCAACAAATAGCCCTGAACCTAAACCCGCAGAGAAAATCACGATCGCTAGCCATGTGGTGAAGGCTTCCAATTCGGGTGTGCCTTGCTGGATATGCAATAGCAGGATTAATGTAGCTGTGGCTAGCAGGGAGGTGCTAGTGGTTAGCCCAAAAATTAAGCGATTGACTAAACTTTCTCGGCGGGGCAGGTTGGCATTGGTCATGGGAATTTAGTTAGGCGATCTAGTTTGATTTTAGTACTTTTACAAAGTCTAGGGTTTTAAAATCACAAAATGACTTAGCCATTTTGTGATTTTAGAACCCTCACTAGGTTTGGTTTTTAATTCATAAAAGTGTTGTCACACTTTCGTGAATTGGTATAAGGATCTTTTAGTTGTTGATCTGGTGATATTTGCTGATTTTGGCGGCTAAACTCCAACTGCGGTAAAATTAGCTTAGTTATTATCTTGTAAATGCAGCATGACCGCGATCGCCCCTATCTCTTATATTCCCTCAGCACAAACACAGGCTATTGATTGGCAAGCGATCGCCCATGATTTGATTGCCATCGTCGGCGATCGCTACGTGGTGCGTACTCGCGAAGAATTACTCGCCTATGAGTGCGATGGACTCACTAGTTATAAGCAACAACCTGCGATCGTCGTGCTGCCCCTGACCACTGAGGAAGTATCGGCAGTCGTGAAAGTATGCGCGAGTTACAAAGTTGCTTTTGTGGCTCGCGGATCGGGGACAGGCTTATCGGGTGGCGCTTTGCCATTGCCTGACTCAGTACTAATCGTCACAGCCCGCATGAAAAAAATTCTCGAAGTTGATTTTGAGAATCAGCGCGTTGTCGTCCAACCTGGAGTAATTAATAACTGGGTGACCCAAGCCGTAAGCGGTGCAGGCTTCTACTACGCCCCCGATCCTTCGAGTCAAATCATCTGCTCTATCGGTGGCAATGTCGCTGAAAACTCAGGGGGTGTGCATTGTCTCAAATATGGAGTCACTACAAACCACGTTCTCGGAGCCAAGATTGTTCTGCCCGATGGCTCGATCAAAGATATTGGCAGCAAAATCCCTGAAAGTCCAGGTTACGATCTCACTGGTATTTTTGTCGGTTCTGAAGGAACCCTTGGCATTGCCACTGAAGTAACTCTCAAGATTCTTAAATCGGCTGAATCGATCCAAGTCCTCTTAGCCGATTTCACTACCATGGAAGCCGCAGGATCAACGGTTTCCGATGTCATCAGTGCTGGTATTATTCCGGGGGGAATGGAAATCATGGATAACATGAGTATTAATGCGGTCGAGGATACAGTAGCTACAAATTGTTATCCGCGTGATGCGGCTTCGATTTTGCTGATTGAAATAGATGGATTAGAAATAGAAGTTGCTGAAAGTGCTAAACGAGTTGAAGCAATTTGTTATAAAAATGGGGCGCGAAATGTGACCACTGCAACCGATCCCGAACAACGTCTCAGGTTATGGAAAGGAAGAAAGGCAGCTTTTGCGGCAATGGGTCGCCTTAGCCCTGATTACTATGTGCAGGATGGAGTGATTCCGCGTACTAAGCTTACCTATGTGTTGCAGGAGATTGAGAAACTGAGTGAGAAGTATGGCTACCATGTTGCCAATGTCTTCCATGCTGGGGATGGCAATCTGCATCCATTGATTCTATATAACAATGCGGAAACTGGCGCTCTAGAAACGGTGGAGGAACTAGGCGGTGAAATCCTTAAGCTCTGTGTGCGTGTTGGTGGTAGCATTTCTGGTGAGCATGGTATTGGTGCGGATAAGAAGTGCTATATGCCTGAGATGTTTAGCGAAACTGATTTAGAAACGATGCGATGGATTCGCGATGTTTTTGATCCCCAAGGAATTGCGAATCCAACCAAGATTTTGCCGACTCCACGTACTTGTGGTGAAGGAGCAAAGCCTAGTCATAGCGATGCTAAGTTTAAGTTAGTAGAGAGATTTTAGAGCGATTTTACATTTTGACAATTAGGCTTTTGGCGATCGCTTTGTTTTTGTTGATTTCGTGGGCTTAGGTTGTTTTGCGGAAGGTTTTTGTAGCTTTGGGACTTGTTTGGGTAAATTGGGCGACGAGTTCTAGGAAAATATTGGAACGCAACGTGTTTCCAAAACCCAAGAAGTGAGGGGCGGCACAAAGCGCCGCCCCTCACTTCTTGGGTTTTATGGTAATTTTCAGGGTATAAAAATAATGAAATGGATAATGAAATATTTTCGAGATATCAAACTCAACAAATTGATTTTATGGTGCTATTTAATTTGGTATTTAGTAATCATCATTTTTTATTTTGACCCGACACCTAAAATATGGATAAATGCCATAGGAATCAGTGTAGTAATTGGCACTGCTCTGATATTAAGCGTCTCTGCTAGCAATAGCAAAGTAGATTATTGGCAAACATTTCGACTGTATTTAATGCCATTCTGTGTGTCTAGCTTTTCGTCATTGATTAAAGATAAAGGATTTATGGTAATTATTTCCCCCAAGCCACAGGAAACAATATTAGCGATCTTAAGCTGTGGTATTTTCTTGTCGATTGTTGGAGGGATTAAATTCGCTCATAGAGCGATTAGCCCAAAAAACAGCTAACTTGTAAGCTAAGCTCGTAAAACATATTGCTTTCCAGTTTTAATCCATGACCAATAATGCACAAATCCCTGTTGTTGTCTCTGGGGCAACAGGCAAAATGGGGCGCGAAATAATCAAAGCGATCGCCCAAGCACCAGACATGTCCCTAGTTGGAGCGATCGGTCGCAAACACATCGGCGAAGATATCGGTGAAGTGATTGGTATTGGTGAATTAGAGATACCTGTGACTGACAATCTCGAAGTCGTGCTTGCCCAAGCCTCTCAAGAGTCGCAATTACCCGTAATGGTTGATGTCACACATCCCAGCATTATTTATGACAATATTCGCTCAGCGATCGCCTATGGTGTGCGTCCCGTTGTCGGCACAACAGGTTTAAGCGAACAACAAATTGCCGACCTTGCCATTTTCGCAGACAAGGCAAGTACAGGCTGTATCATTGCCCCAAATTTTTCCGTCGGGGTGATTTTGATGCAACAGGCGGCGATCGCTGCTGCTAAATATTTCCAGCATGTGGAAATTATCGAATTGCACCACAATCAAAAAGCTGATGCGCCTAGTGGCACTGCTATCAAAACCGCCCAAATGCTCTCAGAGCTAGGTCAATCCTTTAATCCTGCTCTTGTTGATGAAAAAGAACATCTCACTGGCGCAAGGGGCGCGACCTATGGCGAGAACATTCGCATTCACAGTGTGCGTGTACCAGGGCTAGTTGCGCGTCAAGAAGTGATTTTTGGGGCGATGGGTGAAACTCTCAAAATTGAACATAATGCTAGCGATCGCACTTGTTACATGGCAGGTATGTTGCTCTGTGTCCGCAAAGTACTTGCGCTCAAGTCCCTTATTTACGGCTTAGAAAAATTACTATAAAGTTCTCGTGTATATCGCGCAATTGAACAACAAAAAAGCACTTGCAATGCAAGTGCTTTTTTGTTGTTCAAGAATACCCCCAGGGGAATTCGAATCCCCGTCGCATCCGTGAAAGGGATGTGTCCTAGGCCTCTAGACGATGGGGGCGTGTTCTTGACCTTTATTAAGATACATACATGACTGAACCTTTGTCAACACTTAAAGCAAACTTTTTTGCTATATAGCTGTTGCCAAGTGTATGAGGACATAAAACCCAAGAAGAGAATGGCGGCGCTTCGCGCCGCCATTCTCTTCTTGGGTTTTGATTTTGTCCTAACACAATCGACGGTAGCTACATAGCACAAATCCAGAACTTTGTGGATTTGTGCTATAGCTTGGGGCGAATACCATAGTTGCGATAGCGCCAATAATCTTGCAGGATTTGAGCATGGTCGAAACATAACTGGCTAGGTATTTCCCAAGCCGTAAAACAACCAACAGACTTAGCATCATCATCAGCCTTTGGTTCGCCCACTGCCTCAGCCATATACACCGCACTAATCGTATGGAGACGCTCATCTCGACTAGGATCTGAATAAAGCCCTAGCAAGTCGATTAACTCCACCTGTAGCCCTGTTTCTTCCTGAGCCTCTCGCCTCGCGGCATCTTCGAGACGTTCGCCATAATCAACAAATCCACCCACGATCGCCCAGCCGTGAGGTGGATTCAGCCGCTCAATTAGGACAATCGGTTGATGGGGGCGATCGCGCAGGGCAATAATAATATCAACCGTGGGAACAGGATTTCGATAAGTCACTGGATTGGTAAAGTTGTTGTAAGTAAAGAAAAACCCGTTTGTTGATGGTGCGGCGAAGCCGCACCATCAACAAACAGTTCCTTATTTTACGGTGAAGTCTTAATGAGTTAGAAAGTTCAACATTATTGTGAACTATAAGGTGTAAGACAGCGCCTTTCGTGGTCTAGAGGGTAATTACAGCTACAAAATATGGCATGACACTAAGTTATGATCCAATTTCATAATCCGAGAGCTATAGGCATTACTCGGCAGGAGAGTATTTCTTTGATTCCAATCAGCATAGAAATTGTAGAAGGTAATCCGAATCTTGCCTCTCTCTTGGGTTGGCATTTGCAGCAGATTGGCTATTCGGTATTTCAGGCAGTAAGTTGTCAGCAAGCAAAGCTGGTATTTCAAAAACAGCAGCCGAGCTTGGTCATCTTAAGTACCGATCTGCCTGATGGGGATGGTATCGAGTTATGTCGTTGGCTTCATAAGCAAAGAAGTTCCTTAATATTCGTGATTTCATCACGCACCAATGAATCTGACATTGTGGAAGGTTTAAAGGCGGGTGCGGATGACTATTTGACTAAGCCTTTCGGGATGCAGGAATTTCTAGCAAGAGTGGAAGCCTTGACCCGCAGATTACGCACATCTGCGCCCCCCGCTTGCTTAGACTACGGTGTACTGAAGATCGATCTGGTACAACGACAAGTAAGGCTCAAAGGCAATGCGATCGACTTAACGCCTCAAGAATTTAGTTTGTTGTATGTACTCGCGCAATCTGAAGGATTAGCCCTTAGTCGTGCTGAACTTCTGCAACGGGCTTGGCCAGATGAGATTAATAATCCTCGGACTGTGGATACCCATGTTTTATCGTTACGCAAAAAACTAGAGGTTGATCCACAACAGCCCAATCTAATCCAAACAGTCCGCAATATTGGCTATCGATTTAATCCTGAAGCGTTAATGCGATCGCCTTTACGTCCAAATTCTCAAAATTTAAATAACTCCAATAGCGATCGCCCCCCACAATTTACGGCTCCGCCCAGTCGGTCGTTTGCTAAATATTAGGGCAATAAATAAAAGCGGCGCAAAGCGCCGCCTTTATTTATTTGATTATTGCTATTGGTCAGCAATTAATAAAAAGCGAATATGTTCCATATTTTGCTCAGCACGGAGAGCCTGTACCTGCTCTGCTAACTTGGTGCTAGCGATAATTACATCAGGTTGAGATGCGATCGCACTGGCGCGTAAATCATCGTGAGGAGAGATTTTAGATGGTAAGAAACCTTGATTTTGCAACATTTCTATCAATAGCTCGATCGAGCCAAAGTTATCTTCAACCACGAGAATCTTTTTGCCCGTAGAAGCTTTACTAGATAAAAGAATATCTACCTCACGCAACAATATCGCCATATCTAGGGGTTTCGTCACATAACTATCAATACCTAGATGGCGACCCTTGTTTTTGTCATCTAATACAGAAACAATGATAATCGGAATATCTAATGTCGCAGGATCAGATTTGAGGATCGCGGCTACATCGTAGCCACTAATACCCTCCATCACAATATCAAGGGTAATCAGATCAGGGCGACTTTCTCGTACTTTGGCGATCGCATCTTGTCCACTTCCTGCTTCGCGCACAACATATCCTTTGGCTTCCAATTCCTGTCTGAGGAGATTACGGATGCTAGGATCATCATCAATAACAAGAATATTTTTGGGATGATCAATTGCACTTGGGCTGTCAGTTGGAGGTTGACCATCAGACACAACTCTTTTCTTGAGTTGCTCAATGAGAATATCAAAATTAATAGAAGGAAGTTGTTCGGCTCCTGTACTAATCGGCAAAGTGAAAGAGAATGTACTACCTTTGCCAACTTCACTTTCTACCCAAATTTTGCCGCCGTGATGGGCGACGATTTCCTTGGAAATTGGTAGTCCTAGACCTGTTCCTTGAGGCTTATCCGTCAGCGTATCGCCAACTTGCTTAAACTTCTCAAATACTTTCGGCTGATCGGATTCTGAAATGCCTACGCCTTGATCGACAACACT
This genomic stretch from Pseudanabaena galeata CCNP1313 harbors:
- a CDS encoding TMEM165/GDT1 family protein — translated: MLQAFTASLLLITISELGDKTFFIAVILSMRYDHRTVFSSVLSALALMTVLSVLLGQAVSLLPKTYTHYGAIALFLIFGVKLIIDAIRMSPNATEEVVKEAEETVREQDHQIAIPLFGKMLARYPQIGIWIQAFVMTFLAEWGDRTQISTIALAAANDPVFVTLGAILGHGICTVIAVIGGRMVAGRISERVITGIGGVLFLIFGVTAYFQA
- a CDS encoding ATP-binding protein, with translation MTNANLPRRESLVNRLIFGLTTSTSLLATATLILLLHIQQGTPELEAFTTWLAIVIFSAGLGSGLFVAISIIRSIQPPLSELAETAEELSTGNLSARSQLNRADEIGEFAKVFNRMAAHLEIKTATLEARDIQFALQSLDRVLVNTTDQYKLIKASLEEICKLTGAQLGSIYLWETSTSRPEGYLLLAAEWGYKTSQAMTEISLGEGIIGQAGQLQEAIIWEGDRLKGQTLVYRTPVGDLLPQSLSAYPLMLRSSLVGVLFLGSLTPLSDRGRNILQSIGRRLATAISNAQSIDTIARQREELTTVFEQLADGVLLSDPAGRILKINSAGRKILSFNAVNDGVPASPVIAKSMEEIVKQFDIRHQDGEPVDLANLVVFRAMSTGEVVEDQVVLRPPEGNEIILSTKAAPLVGTESELIGSVMILRDVTEQRYRDKVMQETNKIMIEQQKRMSILQRLTNLINQQLQDLDVLLESVVEATCDAIMWAEICVIALFNPKENRLTLSAAKGLPDDLPLQESFDLNAQNLIAQVFKEGIPIEIKAGESHLIEDLPVKSALCVPIESSRSGRLGVLAIGHFHLERASSREDLNLLASFGVQAAIAIGNAQLINQIEAQNAQLLEATQLKSQFLANMSHELRTPMNAIIGFSQVLLRQRREALSTSQIDMVERILRNGKNLLDLINDILDLSKIEAGKMEAHPEIFNLDELIHHTCESLQPLANIKSLNFVFENHIGTCAIYHDSIRIKQVITNLVSNAIKFTDNGEVCVELKYASETLDSMIDKPISEVITLTINPSSEELPISPFAISNILISVRDTGIGIEPEFQRTIFEQFRQVDQSSTRKHGGTGLGLAITEQLVLLMGGTISVESVVNQGSTFTIELPPRLKDN
- the glcD gene encoding glycolate oxidase subunit GlcD, with amino-acid sequence MTAIAPISYIPSAQTQAIDWQAIAHDLIAIVGDRYVVRTREELLAYECDGLTSYKQQPAIVVLPLTTEEVSAVVKVCASYKVAFVARGSGTGLSGGALPLPDSVLIVTARMKKILEVDFENQRVVVQPGVINNWVTQAVSGAGFYYAPDPSSQIICSIGGNVAENSGGVHCLKYGVTTNHVLGAKIVLPDGSIKDIGSKIPESPGYDLTGIFVGSEGTLGIATEVTLKILKSAESIQVLLADFTTMEAAGSTVSDVISAGIIPGGMEIMDNMSINAVEDTVATNCYPRDAASILLIEIDGLEIEVAESAKRVEAICYKNGARNVTTATDPEQRLRLWKGRKAAFAAMGRLSPDYYVQDGVIPRTKLTYVLQEIEKLSEKYGYHVANVFHAGDGNLHPLILYNNAETGALETVEELGGEILKLCVRVGGSISGEHGIGADKKCYMPEMFSETDLETMRWIRDVFDPQGIANPTKILPTPRTCGEGAKPSHSDAKFKLVERF
- the dapB gene encoding 4-hydroxy-tetrahydrodipicolinate reductase translates to MTNNAQIPVVVSGATGKMGREIIKAIAQAPDMSLVGAIGRKHIGEDIGEVIGIGELEIPVTDNLEVVLAQASQESQLPVMVDVTHPSIIYDNIRSAIAYGVRPVVGTTGLSEQQIADLAIFADKASTGCIIAPNFSVGVILMQQAAIAAAKYFQHVEIIELHHNQKADAPSGTAIKTAQMLSELGQSFNPALVDEKEHLTGARGATYGENIRIHSVRVPGLVARQEVIFGAMGETLKIEHNASDRTCYMAGMLLCVRKVLALKSLIYGLEKLL
- a CDS encoding NUDIX hydrolase; translated protein: MTYRNPVPTVDIIIALRDRPHQPIVLIERLNPPHGWAIVGGFVDYGERLEDAARREAQEETGLQVELIDLLGLYSDPSRDERLHTISAVYMAEAVGEPKADDDAKSVGCFTAWEIPSQLCFDHAQILQDYWRYRNYGIRPKL
- a CDS encoding response regulator transcription factor, with the protein product MIQFHNPRAIGITRQESISLIPISIEIVEGNPNLASLLGWHLQQIGYSVFQAVSCQQAKLVFQKQQPSLVILSTDLPDGDGIELCRWLHKQRSSLIFVISSRTNESDIVEGLKAGADDYLTKPFGMQEFLARVEALTRRLRTSAPPACLDYGVLKIDLVQRQVRLKGNAIDLTPQEFSLLYVLAQSEGLALSRAELLQRAWPDEINNPRTVDTHVLSLRKKLEVDPQQPNLIQTVRNIGYRFNPEALMRSPLRPNSQNLNNSNSDRPPQFTAPPSRSFAKY